One Campylobacter concisus DNA segment encodes these proteins:
- a CDS encoding divergent polysaccharide deacetylase family protein, translating to MSEKKTTKKRPAKKSAGRSHNKIFIGIGVIAAILIVALIAALSIKNKDVEQISKVNEPKSEKQISKKAEQKVASKDKKQEYEKRKYPLKFDEDENLSKIFTDPKHKSELALKPKTEPKEQKKITPEIKPEVKVEAKKEEPKKEQNDTKNLLANLYKNMQSSVDASHEAKSEEKPEQKVEQVIEPFYAGKNEVKADTKTEQNKSAEVNLSIKENLKHSEILKPEPVKKSGIEPGKKDKKQIYSEKPQKEGAKKDDFAVVPFTPNSSVKGRAKLVLIIDDVATFEHASMIKSLGLKITPSIFPATKTHPDTPNIARSFEFYMIHLPMQAKHFDSPEIGTLTINESFESMHEKIKKIRKDFPRAKYTNNHTGSRFTSDYDAMDKAYRALIEQGFIFVDSKTIAQTAVARAAKKYNQPYISRDIFLDDDPSASAVRRELVAAVNLAKKRGYAIAIGHPKKNTIAVIKASKNNILKDVEVVYLKDIL from the coding sequence TTGAGCGAAAAAAAGACTACAAAGAAGCGTCCTGCAAAAAAGAGTGCAGGTCGCTCTCATAATAAAATTTTCATTGGTATCGGTGTTATCGCTGCTATTTTGATAGTAGCACTAATCGCAGCTCTTAGTATCAAAAACAAAGATGTTGAGCAGATAAGTAAAGTAAATGAGCCAAAGAGCGAGAAGCAAATTTCAAAAAAAGCTGAGCAAAAAGTTGCTAGCAAAGATAAAAAACAAGAGTATGAGAAGAGAAAATACCCTCTAAAATTTGATGAAGATGAAAATTTAAGTAAAATTTTTACCGATCCTAAACACAAAAGCGAACTTGCTCTAAAGCCAAAAACTGAGCCAAAAGAGCAAAAAAAGATAACTCCTGAGATAAAACCTGAAGTAAAAGTAGAAGCTAAAAAAGAAGAGCCAAAAAAAGAGCAAAACGATACGAAAAATTTGCTTGCAAATTTATATAAAAATATGCAAAGTAGCGTAGATGCAAGCCATGAAGCAAAGAGCGAAGAAAAACCTGAGCAAAAGGTCGAGCAAGTAATCGAGCCATTTTACGCAGGCAAAAATGAAGTAAAAGCAGATACAAAAACAGAGCAAAATAAAAGCGCTGAAGTAAATTTAAGCATAAAAGAAAATTTAAAGCATAGTGAAATTTTAAAACCAGAACCTGTTAAAAAAAGCGGGATTGAGCCTGGCAAAAAAGATAAGAAGCAAATTTACAGCGAAAAACCGCAAAAAGAGGGCGCGAAAAAAGATGACTTTGCGGTTGTGCCATTTACTCCAAATAGCAGCGTAAAAGGGCGTGCTAAGCTAGTGCTAATAATCGATGATGTGGCGACATTTGAGCATGCTAGCATGATAAAGTCGCTTGGTCTAAAGATAACGCCGTCTATTTTTCCAGCGACAAAAACTCACCCAGATACGCCAAATATCGCTAGGTCGTTTGAGTTTTATATGATACATCTGCCGATGCAGGCAAAGCACTTTGATAGCCCAGAGATAGGCACTCTAACGATAAATGAGAGCTTTGAAAGCATGCATGAAAAGATAAAAAAGATACGCAAAGACTTCCCGCGTGCAAAATATACAAACAACCACACAGGATCACGTTTCACGAGTGATTATGACGCGATGGACAAGGCTTATAGAGCGCTGATAGAGCAGGGTTTTATCTTCGTTGATAGCAAAACTATCGCTCAAACTGCGGTGGCAAGGGCTGCGAAAAAGTATAATCAGCCTTACATTTCACGAGATATATTTTTAGATGATGATCCATCAGCTAGTGCTGTCAGACGTGAGCTTGTGGCTGCTGTAAATTTAGCCAAAAAAAGAGGCTACGCGATCGCCATCGGACATCCAAAGAAAAATACGATCGCAGTGATAAAAGCTAGCAAAAACAACATCTTAAAAGATGTAGAAGTTGTTTATCTAAAAGATATTTTATGA
- the hemW gene encoding radical SAM family heme chaperone HemW has translation MQVYIHVPFCQSKCPYCAFGSSDDEFSKVGAYFKALCFDLNFQLKSQNVKEISTIFFGGGTPSAVNAKLYDEIFSILAPLCTPKTEITFEANPNSANLAWLKHVKNLGANRISFGAQSFFEDKLKFLGRIHSREQIFKAVENAHAAGFKSINLDLIYDTKFDTKKRLLAETENLKSLAITHLSAYSLTLEENTPFSGKKSYKKDSDTLAKFMIEQIGRAGFKQYEISNFGEICKHNLGYWQGKNYLGVGAFSVGFKDATRYYAKSSIDAYITQPTHREREILSPSELAREHIFLGLRSIVGVEAGRLNEAQKKRANLLVENEKLLFKEGKFYNPNFLLSDEIALFIEG, from the coding sequence TTGCAAGTTTATATCCACGTGCCATTTTGCCAGAGCAAGTGTCCTTACTGCGCCTTTGGCTCAAGCGACGACGAATTTAGCAAGGTTGGCGCCTATTTTAAAGCGCTTTGCTTTGATCTAAATTTCCAGCTAAAAAGCCAAAATGTAAAAGAAATTTCAACCATTTTTTTTGGCGGCGGCACACCAAGTGCGGTAAATGCTAAGCTTTATGATGAAATTTTTAGCATTTTAGCTCCACTTTGCACGCCCAAAACTGAGATCACCTTTGAAGCAAATCCAAATTCAGCAAATTTAGCCTGGCTAAAGCATGTAAAAAATTTAGGCGCAAACCGCATAAGCTTTGGCGCTCAAAGCTTTTTTGAAGATAAGCTTAAATTTCTAGGGCGCATCCACAGCAGGGAGCAAATTTTTAAAGCAGTTGAAAATGCCCATGCAGCTGGCTTTAAGAGCATAAATTTAGACCTCATCTATGACACTAAATTTGATACCAAAAAGCGTCTTTTGGCTGAGACTGAAAATCTAAAAAGCCTTGCTATCACGCATCTAAGCGCCTACTCGCTCACACTTGAAGAAAACACCCCATTTTCTGGCAAAAAAAGCTATAAAAAAGATAGCGACACTTTGGCTAAATTTATGATAGAGCAGATCGGGAGGGCTGGCTTTAAGCAGTATGAAATTTCAAATTTCGGAGAAATTTGCAAGCACAATCTTGGCTACTGGCAGGGCAAAAACTACCTTGGCGTTGGGGCTTTTAGCGTGGGCTTTAAGGACGCCACCAGATACTACGCCAAAAGTAGCATAGACGCCTATATCACGCAGCCAACACATAGAGAAAGAGAAATTTTAAGCCCAAGCGAGCTAGCAAGAGAGCATATATTTTTAGGGCTTAGAAGCATCGTAGGCGTGGAGGCTGGGCGCTTAAATGAAGCTCAGAAAAAAAGGGCAAATTTACTTGTAGAAAATGAAAAGCTGCTCTTTAAAGAGGGCAAATTTTACAACCCAAATTTCTTATTAAGCGACGAGATCGCACTCTTTATCGAGGGCTAA
- the tatC gene encoding twin-arginine translocase subunit TatC, giving the protein MFEELRPHLIELRKRLFISIVSVFVCFGICFTFWNPLLAWMSEPLKQVLPAGSNIIFTQIQEPFFTAMKVAFFAGLVLALPIIFWQFWLFVAPGLYDNEKKYVIPFVLSASFMFACGAAFCYYVVIPLGFTFLVNFGGQLFTALPSIGEYVGFFTKLLIGFGISFELPVITFFLAKIGLVDDKMLKEYFRYAVVVIFIFAAIVTPPDVISQILMAVPLIGLYGISIIVAKKAGKSDEDEDEKKEDVKEQNDADSDDE; this is encoded by the coding sequence ATGTTTGAAGAGCTAAGACCCCATTTGATCGAACTTAGAAAGAGGCTTTTTATAAGCATAGTAAGCGTTTTTGTCTGTTTTGGCATCTGTTTTACATTTTGGAATCCACTGCTTGCATGGATGAGCGAGCCGTTAAAGCAGGTCTTGCCAGCTGGCTCAAACATCATCTTTACGCAAATTCAAGAGCCATTTTTCACTGCGATGAAGGTCGCATTTTTTGCTGGCCTGGTGCTTGCTTTGCCTATCATTTTTTGGCAGTTTTGGCTATTTGTCGCACCTGGACTTTATGATAATGAAAAAAAATATGTGATCCCATTTGTCCTCTCTGCTTCATTCATGTTTGCGTGCGGGGCGGCGTTTTGCTACTATGTGGTCATCCCGCTTGGCTTTACATTTTTGGTAAATTTTGGCGGCCAGCTCTTTACAGCACTGCCAAGCATCGGCGAGTACGTTGGCTTTTTTACAAAACTACTGATCGGCTTTGGAATTTCATTTGAGCTGCCAGTCATTACATTTTTCTTGGCAAAGATAGGACTTGTTGATGACAAAATGCTAAAAGAGTACTTTAGATACGCAGTAGTCGTCATCTTTATCTTTGCAGCTATCGTCACGCCACCAGATGTTATAAGCCAAATTTTAATGGCAGTGCCACTCATCGGACTTTATGGAATTTCTATCATCGTAGCTAAAAAAGCTGGCAAAAGCGATGAGGACGAAGATGAGAAAAAAGAGGACGTCAAAGAGCAAAATGACGCCGATAGTGACGATGAGTGA
- a CDS encoding RNB domain-containing ribonuclease — translation MKEFLTSLLVGIKEKEISNEDKEVLRNLLNLGAVSLHKDKFYLNNGYVCGKLDISQNATGFIMPFDKRFKQDIIVENKNLNNSHLGDIVLAKLLPLKKKRQSAKIVMSLKLANETSVVYTKRFGAAILGVNLKTGLSTTLKATQKSLKMLPLGTLLKINNLNNEIVEVLGNLEDPLSDEKISLAIYNKNDKFSEACELEVKAFGDEVDASMYPNRVDLRNLEFCTIDPVDAKDFDDAIYFDEKKREIYVAIADVSEYVTAYSAIDSEAKKRGFSIYFPHISVPMLPRALSENICSLKPDVPRLAFCFKISLDVNNEVKKDELFEAIILSKRRFNYDEIDEILEDKRECEISWIKPLFKLTTKLRKKRLLHAFDFRTKELRMSLDDEGQISQTRFESDSDSHRLVEDCMLLANKAAAKLITKGVFRNHASPDFKKIDTLLEDLQLLGLDFTYESDLANLIRKIQAKADELGNREEIDKLIIKSQKKAEYSSENLGHFGLGFDRYTHFTSPIRRYSDLILHRLLKAKISKDEKLYNFLLLNIQSTCATLSELEREADKVAYDFMDRKFARWAVANIDKEVRCYVSENQNVLVAKLDDHFVGARIFITGYSANLLQKLVVKITEADIASAKIFAKVVRKIDV, via the coding sequence GTGAAAGAATTTTTAACATCACTTCTCGTTGGCATCAAAGAAAAAGAGATATCAAACGAAGATAAAGAGGTCTTACGTAATCTCCTAAACCTTGGTGCCGTAAGCTTACATAAAGATAAATTTTACTTAAACAACGGCTACGTCTGTGGCAAGCTAGACATCAGCCAAAACGCAACTGGCTTTATCATGCCATTTGACAAGCGCTTCAAACAAGATATCATCGTAGAAAATAAAAATTTAAACAACTCTCACCTTGGCGATATCGTGTTAGCAAAGCTTTTGCCGCTTAAGAAAAAACGCCAAAGCGCTAAGATAGTGATGAGCCTAAAGCTTGCAAATGAGACAAGCGTGGTCTATACAAAACGCTTTGGGGCGGCCATTTTAGGGGTAAATTTAAAAACTGGGCTAAGCACAACCCTAAAAGCAACTCAAAAAAGCCTAAAGATGCTCCCACTTGGGACGCTACTAAAGATAAATAACCTAAACAACGAAATAGTCGAGGTTTTAGGAAATTTAGAAGATCCGTTAAGCGATGAGAAAATTTCGCTTGCTATTTATAATAAAAATGATAAATTTAGCGAGGCTTGCGAGCTTGAAGTAAAGGCATTTGGCGACGAAGTCGATGCTAGCATGTATCCAAACAGGGTTGATCTAAGAAATTTAGAGTTTTGCACAATCGATCCAGTCGATGCCAAAGACTTTGACGATGCCATATATTTTGATGAGAAAAAGCGCGAAATTTACGTAGCAATCGCCGATGTAAGCGAGTATGTGACCGCGTATAGCGCCATTGATAGCGAGGCTAAAAAAAGAGGCTTTTCTATCTACTTTCCGCACATCTCAGTGCCGATGTTGCCGCGAGCGCTTAGTGAAAATATCTGCTCGCTAAAGCCAGACGTGCCGCGCCTTGCATTTTGTTTTAAAATTTCACTCGATGTAAACAACGAGGTAAAAAAAGATGAGCTTTTTGAAGCTATCATCCTTTCAAAAAGACGTTTTAACTACGATGAGATCGATGAAATTTTAGAAGACAAAAGAGAGTGTGAAATTTCATGGATCAAGCCACTTTTTAAACTCACCACGAAGCTTCGCAAAAAAAGGCTTTTGCACGCATTTGACTTTAGGACAAAAGAGCTTAGAATGAGCCTTGATGACGAGGGTCAAATTTCGCAAACTAGGTTCGAAAGCGACTCCGACTCACACAGACTAGTTGAAGACTGCATGCTTTTAGCAAACAAAGCTGCTGCAAAGCTCATCACAAAGGGCGTTTTTAGAAACCACGCATCGCCTGATTTTAAAAAGATAGATACCTTGCTTGAAGACTTGCAGCTTTTGGGGCTTGACTTTACCTACGAGAGCGACCTTGCAAATTTGATAAGAAAGATCCAAGCAAAGGCCGATGAGCTGGGCAACCGCGAAGAGATAGATAAGCTCATCATCAAGTCTCAAAAAAAGGCTGAATACTCAAGTGAAAATTTAGGCCACTTTGGGCTTGGATTTGATAGATACACGCACTTTACAAGCCCTATTAGACGCTATTCTGATCTTATTTTGCACAGGCTTTTAAAGGCTAAAATTTCAAAAGATGAGAAGCTTTACAACTTCTTACTTTTAAACATCCAAAGCACCTGCGCAACCTTAAGCGAGCTTGAAAGAGAGGCCGACAAGGTGGCCTACGACTTTATGGATAGGAAATTTGCACGCTGGGCAGTTGCAAACATCGACAAAGAGGTGCGTTGCTACGTGAGTGAAAACCAAAATGTTTTGGTCGCTAAGCTTGATGATCATTTTGTTGGAGCTAGGATTTTCATCACTGGATACAGCGCAAATTTACTTCAAAAGCTTGTCGTAAAGATCACAGA
- the dprA gene encoding DNA-processing protein DprA, which translates to MKLEIIPEALNRLKNPPKELNFIGDTSLLSMPKVAVVGSRKASVYTKECVTALCAALKNANVCVVSGGAIGVDITAHKAAMPRTIGVFANGLDIIYPAQNRTSIKEIYEKGLALSEYDEGEPPIAYRFLERNRIVVGLAQALVVAQADLRSGSMQSARLANELKIPLFVLPQRINESNGTNALLASKKAELIDDYVKFASLFGEVKEQEKTSDEILKFCKNGVSLDEALSKFGEIIYEYELDGLVEISNLRVKSAL; encoded by the coding sequence ATGAAGCTTGAAATCATCCCAGAGGCGCTAAATAGGCTAAAAAATCCCCCAAAAGAGCTAAATTTCATAGGTGACACCTCGCTTCTTAGCATGCCAAAAGTAGCAGTCGTTGGATCAAGAAAGGCAAGTGTCTATACAAAAGAGTGCGTCACGGCACTTTGCGCAGCGCTAAAAAATGCAAATGTCTGCGTGGTGAGTGGTGGGGCTATCGGTGTGGATATCACAGCTCATAAAGCCGCCATGCCACGAACTATCGGTGTTTTTGCAAATGGACTTGATATCATCTATCCAGCTCAAAATAGGACGTCGATAAAAGAAATTTATGAAAAAGGCTTGGCTCTAAGCGAGTATGACGAGGGCGAGCCACCGATCGCTTATAGGTTTTTAGAGCGAAACCGCATAGTTGTGGGGCTTGCGCAAGCTCTGGTTGTCGCTCAGGCTGATCTAAGAAGCGGCTCTATGCAAAGCGCAAGGCTTGCAAATGAGCTTAAAATCCCTCTCTTTGTCCTGCCGCAGCGCATAAATGAGAGCAATGGGACAAATGCCTTGCTAGCTAGTAAAAAGGCCGAGCTTATCGATGATTACGTCAAATTTGCCTCGCTTTTTGGTGAGGTAAAAGAGCAAGAAAAAACAAGCGATGAGATCTTGAAATTTTGCAAAAACGGAGTTAGCCTTGATGAGGCATTGTCTAAATTTGGCGAGATCATCTACGAGTACGAGCTTGATGGGCTAGTTGAAATTTCAAATTTAAGAGTAAAAAGCGCGCTATGA
- the ruvX gene encoding Holliday junction resolvase RuvX: MREKFMAIDVGLKRIGLAFGFGEVVTPLEPVLRKNRNQAARDVSQKVNEYAPNTLVVGVPIGGSSEDEMRRRIEHFVSLLDVQVNIVYQDEAFSSSEASEIYTNTKRDGRLDSVSATIILKRYLKIL; the protein is encoded by the coding sequence ATGAGAGAGAAATTCATGGCGATCGATGTTGGACTAAAGCGCATAGGGCTTGCTTTTGGCTTTGGCGAGGTCGTGACGCCTCTTGAGCCAGTTCTTAGAAAAAATAGAAATCAAGCCGCAAGAGATGTAAGCCAAAAAGTAAATGAATACGCTCCAAACACGCTAGTGGTAGGCGTTCCGATCGGTGGTAGTAGTGAGGATGAGATGAGAAGGCGCATAGAGCACTTTGTCTCGCTTCTTGACGTGCAGGTTAATATCGTCTATCAAGACGAGGCATTTAGCAGCAGCGAAGCAAGTGAAATTTACACAAACACAAAGCGAGATGGCAGGCTTGATAGCGTCTCAGCTACCATCATCTTAAAGAGATACCTAAAAATTTTATAA
- the tatB gene encoding Sec-independent protein translocase protein TatB yields the protein MFGMSFSEILVIAVIAVLVLGPDKLPSAMVQIAKFLKMFKKGINDAKSTFDQEMKIAELKEDAQKYKESITQSAQSVRKKLTFEELDEIKKSASDVTESIQNVVSDTKKTVENIQNPTNLVKDAILNDKKEA from the coding sequence ATGTTTGGAATGAGTTTTTCTGAGATTTTGGTCATTGCTGTGATCGCTGTGCTAGTTTTGGGCCCTGACAAGCTGCCAAGCGCTATGGTGCAGATCGCCAAATTTCTAAAGATGTTTAAAAAAGGTATAAACGACGCAAAATCAACATTTGATCAAGAGATGAAGATAGCCGAGCTCAAAGAAGACGCTCAAAAATACAAAGAGAGCATAACTCAAAGTGCGCAAAGCGTGCGTAAAAAGCTCACATTTGAAGAGCTTGACGAGATCAAAAAAAGTGCAAGCGATGTCACTGAAAGCATACAAAACGTCGTAAGCGACACCAAAAAAACGGTAGAAAATATACAAAATCCAACAAATTTAGTTAAAGATGCGATCTTAAACGATAAAAAAGAGGCGTGA
- the queA gene encoding tRNA preQ1(34) S-adenosylmethionine ribosyltransferase-isomerase QueA, whose protein sequence is MSDINDISSYDYFLPEKLIAKEPVLPKEEARLLVYLKKTKEIKHFKFKDLASLIPEDAAVIFNNTKVVKARILGHKQSGGACEVMLNQPLGDNKFSVYIRGRVSVGSVLNFADDIKVNVLELNDDGSRVVNFTKNGVILDTARLFSELEKIGHVPLPPYIKRADTKDDESWYQSIFAKNSGAVAAPTASLHFSEQMLERIKAKHEVAYITLHVGAGTFKGVECQNINDHKMHSEFYELSEKAQEIISSNKPILGVGTTVTRCVEEFARSKQPSGFCKLFLNLNNKPIRQNYLLTNFHLPKSTLIMLVTSFIGLEETMRIYETAVSEKYRFYSYGDGMLVI, encoded by the coding sequence ATGAGTGATATAAACGATATCTCAAGCTACGACTACTTTTTGCCAGAAAAGCTCATCGCAAAAGAGCCAGTTTTGCCCAAAGAAGAGGCAAGGCTGCTTGTTTATCTTAAAAAAACAAAAGAGATAAAACACTTCAAATTTAAAGATCTAGCCAGCCTCATCCCAGAGGACGCGGCGGTCATTTTTAACAATACAAAGGTAGTTAAGGCCCGCATTTTAGGACATAAACAAAGTGGCGGAGCCTGCGAAGTGATGCTAAATCAACCACTTGGCGATAATAAATTTAGCGTCTATATAAGGGGCAGAGTAAGTGTCGGTAGCGTTTTAAATTTCGCTGATGATATAAAGGTAAATGTGCTTGAGCTAAATGATGATGGCTCAAGGGTGGTAAATTTCACAAAAAATGGCGTTATTTTAGATACGGCGCGACTTTTTAGCGAACTTGAAAAGATCGGTCATGTCCCGCTTCCGCCATACATAAAAAGAGCCGATACAAAGGACGATGAGAGCTGGTATCAGAGCATATTTGCCAAAAATAGCGGCGCAGTCGCAGCTCCGACAGCTAGTCTGCACTTTAGCGAGCAGATGCTAGAGAGAATAAAGGCAAAGCACGAGGTTGCCTACATCACGCTTCACGTGGGCGCTGGGACATTTAAGGGCGTGGAGTGCCAAAACATAAATGACCACAAGATGCACTCTGAGTTTTACGAGCTAAGCGAAAAAGCTCAAGAGATCATAAGCTCAAATAAGCCCATCCTTGGCGTTGGCACGACAGTTACTAGATGCGTTGAAGAATTTGCTAGAAGCAAGCAGCCAAGTGGCTTTTGCAAGCTATTTTTAAACCTAAACAATAAACCTATCAGACAAAACTACCTTTTAACAAATTTTCATCTACCAAAATCAACACTGATAATGCTAGTTACTAGCTTCATAGGGCTTGAAGAGACGATGAGGATTTACGAAACGGCGGTTAGTGAAAAGTATAGATTTTACTCTTATGGCGATGGGATGCTTGTGATATGA
- the ilvC gene encoding ketol-acid reductoisomerase: MAINVYYDKDCDLSLIQSRKVAIIGFGSQGHAHAENLRDNGVSVVIGLAKGGKSWAKAEAKGFEVKTVSEATKGADVVMILTPDELQAEIYKNEIEPNLKDHAAIAFGHGFNVHFGQIKAPANIDVIMIAPKAPGHTVRSEFLRGGGIPDLIAVEQNASGKAKEIALSYACGIGGGRTGIIETTFKDETETDLFGEQAVLCGGLCALVNAGFDTLVEAGYEPEMAYFECLHELKLIVDLMYQGGMADMRYSISNTAEYGDYVSGVRVVGEESRKAMKEVLKEIQNGKFAKDFILERKAGYVRMNAERGIAERSLLNKTGKKLRAMMPWITNGKLIDQSKN, encoded by the coding sequence ATGGCTATAAATGTTTATTATGATAAAGACTGCGATTTAAGCCTTATTCAGAGCAGAAAAGTAGCAATCATCGGCTTTGGCTCACAAGGTCACGCACACGCTGAAAATTTAAGAGACAATGGCGTAAGTGTCGTAATCGGTCTTGCAAAAGGTGGCAAAAGCTGGGCAAAGGCTGAGGCAAAAGGCTTTGAAGTAAAAACTGTAAGCGAAGCTACAAAAGGCGCTGATGTAGTTATGATCCTAACACCAGATGAGCTTCAAGCTGAAATTTATAAAAATGAGATTGAGCCAAATTTAAAAGATCACGCTGCTATCGCATTTGGACATGGTTTTAATGTTCATTTTGGACAGATCAAAGCTCCAGCAAACATAGACGTCATCATGATCGCTCCAAAAGCCCCAGGACACACAGTTAGAAGCGAATTTTTAAGAGGTGGCGGCATACCTGATCTTATCGCTGTTGAGCAAAATGCAAGCGGAAAGGCTAAAGAGATCGCTCTAAGCTATGCTTGCGGTATAGGTGGCGGTAGAACTGGCATCATTGAGACAACATTTAAAGATGAAACTGAAACAGATTTATTTGGCGAGCAAGCTGTGCTTTGCGGTGGTCTTTGCGCACTTGTAAATGCTGGATTTGATACGCTTGTAGAGGCTGGATATGAGCCTGAGATGGCGTATTTTGAGTGCTTACACGAGCTAAAACTAATCGTTGATCTAATGTATCAAGGTGGCATGGCTGATATGCGCTACTCTATCTCAAACACAGCTGAATACGGCGACTATGTAAGCGGCGTAAGAGTAGTTGGCGAAGAGAGCAGAAAAGCTATGAAAGAAGTTTTAAAAGAAATTCAAAATGGTAAATTTGCAAAAGACTTCATCCTAGAGAGAAAAGCAGGATATGTTAGAATGAACGCTGAGCGCGGTATAGCCGAGAGAAGCTTGCTAAATAAAACTGGCAAAAAACTTCGCGCAATGATGCCTTGGATAACTAATGGCAAACTTATAGATCAAAGCAAAAACTAA
- a CDS encoding HDOD domain-containing protein: MNESIFKKIKALPPLDDTVIQIQRLHADENSSINDLTKVVEKDPMLTANILRSANSPLYGFSQEITTIARAISLFGMATIRGFALSSAIKKTFSINLEPYDITAQDFLNISIMQNALMYHWYSKIKPKNLEILSPASFMLEVGKIVLAHELTENNQVAEFKTKLKQISSTYDLALLESEILDITNEEVTAKIFEQWNLEIELGNSILYSNTPEEAPDHIKEYARALKVVKTAVNIFNQLDDVSVNNATLLINEYGFERDTFLMAVSKVKDNL; this comes from the coding sequence ATGAATGAATCAATTTTTAAAAAAATCAAAGCGCTTCCGCCACTAGACGACACTGTCATACAGATCCAGCGCCTACATGCTGACGAAAATAGCTCGATAAATGACCTCACAAAAGTGGTCGAAAAAGACCCTATGCTAACAGCAAATATCTTGCGTTCAGCAAACTCACCACTTTACGGATTTTCTCAAGAGATCACAACTATCGCAAGAGCCATTTCACTTTTTGGTATGGCTACTATCCGCGGTTTTGCGCTATCAAGTGCCATTAAAAAGACCTTTTCTATAAATTTAGAGCCATATGACATTACCGCACAAGATTTTTTAAATATCTCAATCATGCAAAATGCTTTGATGTACCACTGGTACTCTAAGATAAAACCTAAAAATCTAGAAATTCTCTCTCCTGCTTCATTTATGCTTGAAGTTGGCAAGATCGTTTTAGCTCATGAACTCACAGAAAATAACCAAGTTGCTGAGTTTAAAACAAAGTTAAAACAAATTTCATCTACCTATGATCTTGCGCTTTTAGAGTCTGAAATTCTAGACATCACAAACGAAGAGGTCACGGCTAAAATTTTTGAGCAGTGGAATTTAGAGATCGAGCTTGGAAATTCTATCCTCTACTCAAACACTCCAGAAGAAGCACCTGATCATATAAAAGAGTACGCAAGGGCTCTAAAAGTAGTAAAAACAGCGGTTAATATCTTTAACCAGCTTGATGATGTGAGCGTAAATAACGCAACACTTCTTATAAACGAATATGGCTTTGAGAGAGATACATTTTTAATGGCTGTTAGCAAAGTCAAAGACAATTTGTGA
- a CDS encoding helix-turn-helix domain-containing protein encodes MINLDKRYGISKISQSNKRINVDFFKQANGISYLKSEILCNDIIKRESQGDRKYLFLMFNEAKDNLCFKLDKKEYLLSRDEFCIGLANDSLKGVFEYQNKFYKTKTLLFEENYANKLEIFSELRLEEKFDLIKYKKDKAQICVLNELETTNLYDGTMREIFIESKILELIYKSKALKDEKIYFSSDEEKVLLKAKKILLTRMQNPPSIKELAHLCGTNDFWLKKNFKLFFKDTIYQLLAKERLKLAFALLKQNDISIKEAASIVGYTNAAHFAKIFKGTFGFLPSELIRQKSYF; translated from the coding sequence ATGATAAATTTAGATAAAAGATATGGCATAAGTAAAATCTCACAAAGCAACAAGCGGATAAATGTAGATTTTTTTAAACAAGCTAATGGCATCAGCTACCTAAAAAGCGAGATTTTATGCAACGATATCATAAAAAGAGAGAGCCAGGGAGATAGAAAATATCTATTTTTGATGTTTAACGAAGCAAAAGATAATCTTTGCTTCAAGCTTGATAAAAAAGAGTATCTTTTAAGCAGGGATGAGTTTTGCATAGGACTGGCAAATGACAGCTTAAAAGGCGTTTTTGAATATCAAAATAAATTTTATAAAACCAAAACCTTGCTTTTTGAAGAAAACTATGCAAATAAGCTTGAAATTTTTAGTGAGCTTAGGCTTGAAGAGAAATTTGATCTTATAAAATACAAAAAAGATAAGGCTCAAATTTGCGTTTTAAACGAGCTTGAGACGACAAATTTATATGATGGCACGATGAGAGAGATCTTTATAGAGTCAAAAATTTTAGAGCTTATCTATAAGAGTAAAGCTTTAAAAGATGAGAAAATTTATTTTAGCAGTGACGAAGAAAAAGTGCTTTTAAAGGCTAAGAAAATCTTACTTACTCGCATGCAAAATCCCCCAAGCATCAAAGAGCTAGCCCATCTTTGCGGCACTAATGACTTTTGGCTTAAGAAAAATTTTAAACTCTTTTTCAAAGATACGATCTATCAGCTTTTAGCAAAAGAGCGGCTAAAGCTGGCATTTGCCCTTTTAAAACAAAATGATATCAGCATAAAAGAGGCTGCCAGCATCGTTGGCTACACAAATGCAGCGCATTTTGCAAAAATTTTTAAAGGCACTTTTGGCTTTTTACCAAGCGAGCTAATAAGGCAAAAAAGCTACTTTTAA